One genomic window of Cricetulus griseus strain 17A/GY chromosome 3, alternate assembly CriGri-PICRH-1.0, whole genome shotgun sequence includes the following:
- the LOC100758916 gene encoding vomeronasal type-2 receptor 116-like isoform X2: MIKMLSLMVVFLILKLSFLFSSSIEPKCFWRLKTNKNWEGDKDIDCFFSIYTKRGHVKNEHFSENLDKRLTAKNIHLILSLYFALKEINQNPHFLPNISLLVKVECSLLDDWRINSLASKRGEFIPNYYCISQRRYLIVLTGPMWLASAILGPLLYISKTPELYYGPLNPLLSSREQFPYLYQTAPKHTSLALAMVSLMVHFSWNWVGTIISDDDLGLQFLLELRKEMQRNTVCLSIVSIITNDPTVFLKNINIYYSQIMMSSAKVVIIYGDKDSYLQVNLRIWNSMNIQRIWVTTAQWDMIIHEGKFLLNSFYGTLTFIHHYSELTGFKTFIQTTHPTNYSNDISLARLWWMYFNCSLSSFNCKNLKNCSTKTILNWLSKNHSEISLSGTSYDLHNAVYAVAHALHQMLLQQVDTWQSNDGKGLEFDSWRMVPFLENIQFINPAEDQVSLNQKEKLNAKYDIYHTMDILPKLGLKVKIGTFSQYLPHGQQLGMSEEVIKWNTDIKQTPTSMCSVPCSPGFRKSPQQGKAVCCFDCIPCPENEISNMTDMDHCIKCPDDQYDDPGRTHCLKKVVTFLSYEDPLGMSLACLALGFFALTALILCVFLKHQDTPTVKANNRTLSYVLLMALIFCFLCSLLFIGHPVMATCIMQQTIFAIMFTVAASTVLAKTVTVILAFKVTNPSRRLRWLLVSRAPNYIIPIFTMIQLIICGIWLGTYPPFVDADVHAQRGHILIICNKGSIIAFYCVLGYLTSIAIGSFTLAFLARNLPDTFNEAKYLTFSMLVFCSVWVTFLPVYHSTKGKAMVAVEVFCILASSAGLLLCIFGPKCFIILLRPEGNSFQKSRNVHFKIQNAH; encoded by the exons ATGATAAAGATGCTCTCTTTGATGGTTGTCTTCTTGATCCTGAAGCTCTCCTTTCTTTTCAGCAGTTCAATTGAACCCAAGTGCTTTTGGAgattaaaaaccaacaaaaattgGGAAGGAGACAAAgatattgattgttttttttcaatttatacaAAGCGGGGTCATGTGAAGAATGAACACTTCAGTGAGAATCTAGATAAGCG ATTGACAGCTAAGAATATCCACTTGATTTTGTCTCTTTATTTTGCCCTCAAAGAAATCAATCAAAACCCACATTTTCTACCCAACATTTCACTGCTAGTCAAAGTCGAATGTAGCCTACTAGATGACTGGAGAATAAACAGTTTAGCCTCAAAAAGAGGTGAATTTATTCCAAACTACTACTGCATAAGTCAGAGAAGATACTTAATTGTACTTACAGGACCAATGTGGCTAGCATCTGCCATCCTTGGGCCACTCCTGTACATCTCCAAAACACCAGAG CTTTATTACGGGCCCTTGAATCCTCTCCTGAGCAGCCGAGAACAATTTCCATATCTGTACCAGACGGCTCCTAAGCACACATCTCTGGCCTTAGCCATGGTGTCATTGATGGTCCATTTCAGCTGGAACTGGGTGGGAACAATCATTTCGGATGATGACTTAGGACTTCAATTTCTCTTGGAAttgagaaaagaaatgcaaagaaacaCTGTGTGTTTATCCATTGTGAGTATCATTACAAACGATCCTACAGTATtcctgaaaaatataaatatatattatagccAGATCATGATGTCATCAGCAAAAGTTGTTATCATTTATGGAGATAAAGACTCTTACCTACAAGTGAACCTTAGAATATGGAATTCAATGAACATTCAGAGGATTTGGGTCACTACTGCCCAGTGGGATATGATCATACATGAAGGAAAATTCCTCCTTAACTCCTTCTATGGGACTCTCACTTTTATACATCACTATTCTGAATTAACTGGCTTTAAAACATTTATCCAGACAACACACCCTACCAACTACAGTAATGATATCTCTCTTGCTAGATTGTGGTGGATGTATTTTAATTGTTCTTTGTCATCATTTAATTGCAAGAATCTGAAGAATTGTTCAACCAAAACAATATTAAACTGGTTATCCAAGAACCATTCTGAAATTTCTTTGAGTGGTACAAGTTATGACCTACATAATGCTGTGTATGCTGTGGCCCATGCACTCCATCAGATGCTTCTGCAACAAGTAGATACATGGCAAAGTAATGATGGGAAAGGACTGGAATTTGATTCTTGGCGG ATGGTCCCTTTCCTGGAAAACATTCAGTTTATAAACCCTGCTGAAGACCAAGTGAGCctgaatcagaaagaaaaattgaatgCAAAGTATGACATTTACCACACTATGGATATTTTGCCAAAACTCGGTCTTAAAGTGAAAATAGGCACATTTTCCCAATATTTACCACATGGTCAACAACTGGGTATGTCTGAAGAGGTGATAAAGTGGAACACCGATATTAAACAG ACTCCAACATCAATGTGCAGTGTGCCTTGCAGTCCAGGATTCAGAAAATCCCCTCAGCAGGGAAAGGCTGTCTGCTGTTTTGATTGTATACCCTGCCCAGAGAATGAAATTTCCAACATGACAG ATATGGATCATTGTATAAAGTGTCCAGATGATCAATATGACGACCCTGGAAGAACGCACTGCCTCAAAAAAGTTGTGACATTCTTGAGTTATGAAGACCCTTTGGGGATGTCTCTTGCCTGcttggccctgggcttctttgcTCTGACAGCTCTTATACTTTGTGTGTTTTTGAAGCACCAAGACACACCCACTGTCAAGGCCAAtaacagaactctcagctatgtTCTACTAATGGCccttatcttttgttttctttgttccttgcTTTTCATTGGTCATCCTGTTATGGCCACATGCATCATGCAGCAGACCATATTTGCAATCATGTTTACTGTGGCTGCTTCTACTGTCTTAGCCAAAACAGTTACAGTAATACTGGCCTTCAAAGTTACTAATCCAAGTAGAAGGTTGAGGTGGCTGCTTGTGTCAAGGGCACCGAACTACATCATTCCAATTTTCACCATGATTCAACTGATTATTTGTGGAATCTGGCTGGGCACTTATCCTCCATTTGTTGATGCTGACGTACATGCTCAAAGGGGCCATATTTTGATTATCTGTAACAAAGGTTCAATTATTGCTTTCTATTGTGTCTTGGGATACTTAACCTCCATTGCCATTGGAAGTTTCACTTTGGCATTCTTGGCCAGGAATCTCCCTGACACATTCAATGAAGCCAAATACCTGACATTCAGCATGCTGGTGTTCTGTAGTGTCTGGGTGACCTTCCTTCCTGTCTACCACAGCACCAAGGGGAAGGCAATGGTGGCTGTGGAAGTCTTCTGTATATTGGCCTCCAGTGCAGGTCTGCTTCTTTGCATCTTTGGCCCAAAGTGCTTCATTATTTTGTTAAGACCTGAGGGAAATTCTTTTCAGAAGTCCCGgaatgtgcattttaaaattcaaaatgctcATTAA